In Elephas maximus indicus isolate mEleMax1 chromosome 7, mEleMax1 primary haplotype, whole genome shotgun sequence, the following proteins share a genomic window:
- the LOC126078931 gene encoding pepsin A-1-like, whose translation MKWLLLLSLVALSECFYKVPLFRKKSLRRNLKEHGLLDDFLKTHHLNPASKYFPKEASSLLDTQALENYLDVEYFGTIGIGTPAQEFTVIFDTGSSNLWVPSTYCSSLACTNHNRFNPDDSSTYRSTSETVSITYGTGSMTGILGYDTVQVGGISDTNQIFGLSETEPGSFLYYSPFDGILGLAYPSISSSDATPVFDNIWDQGLVSQDLFSVYLSSYEEGGSVVIFGGIDSSYYTGSLNWVPVSYEGYWQITLDSVSINGESVACSDTCQAIIDTGTSLLAGPTTAIANIQEYLGLGDSSEEEVSCSTADSLPNIVFTINGVQYPVSPSSYIVEEDQSCVVGLEGMDLDTYSGELWILGDVFIRQYYTVFDRANNQVGLAAVA comes from the exons ATGAAGTGGCTGCTGCTGCTCAGCTTGGTGGCACTCTCTGAGTGCTTCTACAA GGTCCCCCTCTTCAGAAAGAAGTCCTTGAGACGGAACCTGAAAGAGCATGGCCTGCTCGATGACTTCCTGAAGACGCAccatctcaacccagccagcaaGTACTTCCCCAAGGAGGCCAGCTCCCTGCTGGACACCCAGGCCCTGGAGAACTACCTGGAC GTGGAGTACTTCGGCACCATTGGCATCGGAACTCCCGCCCAGGAGTTCACCGTCATCTTTGACACCGGCTCCTCCAACCTGTGGGTGCCCTCCACCTACTGCTCCAGCCTTGCCTGCA CCAACCACAACCGCTTCAACCCTGATGATTCCTCCACCTACCGTAGCACCAGCGAGACGGTCTCCATCACCTATGGCACTGGCAGCATGACAGGCATCCTCGGCTACGACACCGTCCAG GTTGGAGGCATTTCCGACACCAACCAGATCTTTGGCCTGAGTGAGACGGAACCTGGCTCCTTCCTGTACTACAGCCCCTTCGACGGCATCTTGGGTCTGGCCTACCCCAGCATTTCTTCCTCTGATGCCACACCCGTCTTTGACAACATATGGGACCAGGGCCTAGTTTCCCAGGACCTCTTCTCCGTCTACCTGAGCTC CTATGAAGAGGGTGGCAGTGTGGTGATATTTGGTGGCATTGATTCTTCTTACTATACTGGAAGCCTGAACTGGGTGCCTGTTTCTTATGAGGGCTACTGGCAGATCACCTTGGACAG CGTCAGCATAAATGGAGAGTCCGTCGCTTGCAGCGACACCTGCCAGGCCATTATTGACACCGGCACCTCTCTACTGGCTGGCCCAACCACTGCCATTGCCAACATCCAGGAGTACCTCGGTCTCGGAGACAGCTCAGAAGAGGAG GTCAGCTGCTCGACCGCCGACAGCCTTCCCAACATTGTCTTCACCATCAATGGTGTCCAGTATCCTGTGTCCCCCAGTTCCTACATCGTGGAG gaGGATCAGAGCTGCGTCGTCGGCTTAGAGGGCATGGACCTCGACACCTACTCTGGGGAGCTCTGGATCCTGGGTGATGTCTTCATCCGCCAGTACTATACCGTCTTTGACAGGGCAAACAACCAGGTCGGCCTGGCCGCCGTGGCTTAA